In Miscanthus floridulus cultivar M001 chromosome 5, ASM1932011v1, whole genome shotgun sequence, one genomic interval encodes:
- the LOC136449872 gene encoding S-adenosylmethionine synthase 4-like isoform X1, with translation MAFASTITPLWVTVSDLLLLLRRFRSSSAVPFLSSPRIAAAAAAAKLRSTKMAELDTFLFTSESVNEGHPDKLCDQISDAVLDACLAEDPDSKVACETCTKTNMVMVFGEITTKANVDYEKIVRDTCRGIGFVSNDVGLDADHCKVLVNIEQQSPDIAQGVHGHFTKRPEEIGAGDQGHMFGYATDETPEMMPLSHVLATKLGARLTEVRKNGTCPWLRPDGKTQVTVEYHNNNGAVVPIRVHTVLISTQHDETVTNDEIAADLKEHVIKPVIPEQYLDEKTIFHLNPSGRFVIGGPHGDAGLTGRKIIIDTYGGWGAHGGGAFSGKDPTKVDRSGAYIARQVAKSIVASGLARRCIVQVSYAIGVPEPLSVFIDTYGTGKIPDKEILKIVLENFDFRPGMIIIDLDLKRGGNGRYLKTAAYGHFGRDDPDFTWELVKPLKWENPSA, from the exons ATGGCGTTCGCGAGCACGATCACGCCCCTCTGGGTGACTGTGTCGGATCTACTGCTATTACTACGCCGTTTCCGTAGTAGCAGCGCCGTTCCGTTTCTGTCTTCCCCtcgcatcgccgccgccgccgccgccgcgaagtTAAG GTCCACGAAGATGGCTGAACTTGACACGTTCCTTTTCACATCCGAGTCCGTCAATGAAGGCCATCCTGATAAGCTCTGTGACCAGATATCTGATGCAGTGCTTGATGCATGCCTCGCTGAAGACCCTGACAGCAAGGTTGCTTGTGAGACCTGCACCAAGACTAACATGGTCATGGTCTTTGGTGAGATCACTACCAAAGCCAATGTTGACTATGAGAAGATTGTCAGGGATACTTGCCGTGGGATTGGCTTTGTGTCCAATGATGTAGGGCTGGATGCTGACCACTGCAAGGTGCTTGTCAACATTGAACAGCAGTCACCTGATATTGCACAGGGTGTTCATGGTCACTTCACCAAGCGTCCTGAGGAGATTGGTGCTGGCGACCAGGGGCACATGTTTGGATATGCAACTGACGAGACCCCTGAAATGATGCCCCTGAGCCATGTTCTTGCAACCAAGCTTGGTGCTCGCCTAACCGAGGTCCGCAAGAATGGGACCTGCCCATGGCTGAGGCCTGATGGGAAGACCCAGGTGACTGTTGAGTACcataacaacaatggtgccgtGGTCCCTATTCGTGTCCACACTGTGCTCATCTCTACCCAGCATGACGAGACTGTTACCAATGATGAAATTGCTGCTGATCTGAAGGAACATGTCATTAAGCCTGTCATTCCAGAGCAGTACCTTGATGAGAAGACCATTTTCCATCTCAATCCATCAGGTCGCTTTGTCATTGGTGGACCTCATGGTGACGCAGGTCTTACTGGCAGGAAGATCATCATTGACACTTATGGAGGCTGGGGTGCCCACGGTGGTGGTGCTTTCTCTGGCAAGGACCCAACCAAGGTTGACCGCAGTGGAGCCTATATTGCAAGGCAGGTGGCCAAGAGCATTGTGGCCAGTGGTCTTGCCCGCCGTTGCATTGTCCAAGTGTCGTATGCCATTGGTGTGCCTGAACCGCTGTCAGTGTTTATTGACACATATGGGACAGGCAAGATCCCTGACAAGGAGATTCTGAAGATTGTGCTGGAGAACTTTGACTTCAGGCCAGGGATGATCATCATCGACCTTGATCTGAAGAGAGGTGGGAATGGCCGTTATCTCAAGACGGCGGCGTATGGGCACTTTGGCAGGGATGACCCGGACTTCACCTGGGAGCTTGTGAAGCCCCTCAAGTGGGAGAATCCTTCTGCCTGA
- the LOC136449872 gene encoding S-adenosylmethionine synthase 4-like isoform X2, which yields MSFLLRRSGHRSTKMAELDTFLFTSESVNEGHPDKLCDQISDAVLDACLAEDPDSKVACETCTKTNMVMVFGEITTKANVDYEKIVRDTCRGIGFVSNDVGLDADHCKVLVNIEQQSPDIAQGVHGHFTKRPEEIGAGDQGHMFGYATDETPEMMPLSHVLATKLGARLTEVRKNGTCPWLRPDGKTQVTVEYHNNNGAVVPIRVHTVLISTQHDETVTNDEIAADLKEHVIKPVIPEQYLDEKTIFHLNPSGRFVIGGPHGDAGLTGRKIIIDTYGGWGAHGGGAFSGKDPTKVDRSGAYIARQVAKSIVASGLARRCIVQVSYAIGVPEPLSVFIDTYGTGKIPDKEILKIVLENFDFRPGMIIIDLDLKRGGNGRYLKTAAYGHFGRDDPDFTWELVKPLKWENPSA from the exons ATGTCCTTCCTACTCCGGCGGTCCGGCCACCG GTCCACGAAGATGGCTGAACTTGACACGTTCCTTTTCACATCCGAGTCCGTCAATGAAGGCCATCCTGATAAGCTCTGTGACCAGATATCTGATGCAGTGCTTGATGCATGCCTCGCTGAAGACCCTGACAGCAAGGTTGCTTGTGAGACCTGCACCAAGACTAACATGGTCATGGTCTTTGGTGAGATCACTACCAAAGCCAATGTTGACTATGAGAAGATTGTCAGGGATACTTGCCGTGGGATTGGCTTTGTGTCCAATGATGTAGGGCTGGATGCTGACCACTGCAAGGTGCTTGTCAACATTGAACAGCAGTCACCTGATATTGCACAGGGTGTTCATGGTCACTTCACCAAGCGTCCTGAGGAGATTGGTGCTGGCGACCAGGGGCACATGTTTGGATATGCAACTGACGAGACCCCTGAAATGATGCCCCTGAGCCATGTTCTTGCAACCAAGCTTGGTGCTCGCCTAACCGAGGTCCGCAAGAATGGGACCTGCCCATGGCTGAGGCCTGATGGGAAGACCCAGGTGACTGTTGAGTACcataacaacaatggtgccgtGGTCCCTATTCGTGTCCACACTGTGCTCATCTCTACCCAGCATGACGAGACTGTTACCAATGATGAAATTGCTGCTGATCTGAAGGAACATGTCATTAAGCCTGTCATTCCAGAGCAGTACCTTGATGAGAAGACCATTTTCCATCTCAATCCATCAGGTCGCTTTGTCATTGGTGGACCTCATGGTGACGCAGGTCTTACTGGCAGGAAGATCATCATTGACACTTATGGAGGCTGGGGTGCCCACGGTGGTGGTGCTTTCTCTGGCAAGGACCCAACCAAGGTTGACCGCAGTGGAGCCTATATTGCAAGGCAGGTGGCCAAGAGCATTGTGGCCAGTGGTCTTGCCCGCCGTTGCATTGTCCAAGTGTCGTATGCCATTGGTGTGCCTGAACCGCTGTCAGTGTTTATTGACACATATGGGACAGGCAAGATCCCTGACAAGGAGATTCTGAAGATTGTGCTGGAGAACTTTGACTTCAGGCCAGGGATGATCATCATCGACCTTGATCTGAAGAGAGGTGGGAATGGCCGTTATCTCAAGACGGCGGCGTATGGGCACTTTGGCAGGGATGACCCGGACTTCACCTGGGAGCTTGTGAAGCCCCTCAAGTGGGAGAATCCTTCTGCCTGA
- the LOC136449870 gene encoding squamosa promoter-binding-like protein 1 isoform X1 encodes MEAGFLWKESGDQASAARMTGGNRNKSLDWNLNDWRWDTNLFLATPAAAAPSECSIRELSRAQGEIDFGVVVDKRRRLSPVEDGSAGCSNSAVADGDNNHVVSVQRGRSSEEEERPRKGASSSTTCQVDGCHADLSGARDYHKRHKVCEAHTRTTVVCIKNVEHRFCQQCSRFHLLQEFDEGKKSCRSRLAKHNGRRRKVQPQAAVNGNSMNENQSLSSTIFLLLKQLSGLEPGSSSEQINHPNSLVNILKNLAAIASTQSYQDILKNANSNSISANAGNNAANGSIVHEQIIRSTPIRRESLAEEPPVKRRVQDFDLNDACTEEAESRTDKIVFKLFGKEPKDFPVDLREQIKNWLSHYPTDMESYIRPGCVILTIYLRLPNWMWDELDDDPASWIEKLLSLSNDGLWRKGWLYARVQDCLTLSCNGSLMFASPWQPVIGDKLQRLCVTPIAVAYSSSVKFSVRGFNIVQPTTKLLCVFGEKYLIQEETQMLLEDSTMQQGPQCLTFSCSFPCTSGRGFIEVEDYDQSSLSVPFVVTDNDVCSEIRTLEHGLNLISFDETSERIDDLMAYRSRSLHFLHEIGWLLQRSHARATSEQPQYCPDRFPVARFRWLLSFAIDHEWCAVVRKLLNTMFQGDIDLDVLSPIEFALGENLLLTAVRKRSKPLVECLLRYTATNYAPVGSGDGAPVQFLFTPAMTGLSNITPLHIAATISDATGVLDALTDDPQQLGIKAWKNARDATGFTPEEYARQRGHVSYIQMVQDKIDRRVSRDHVSVTIPTTIDTVGKHASGLKSADQITFGVEKQPSINQTSSCRQCVQQVQQLAFFHPRTNRFLSNRPAMLSLVAIAAVCVCVGLLMKSPPQVACMRPFLWDHIRWGPN; translated from the exons ATGGAAGCCGGTTTCCTGTGGAAAGAGAGCGGCGACCAAGCCAGTGCGGCCAGAATGACCGGTGGGAACAGGAACAAGAGCCTCGACTGGAATTTGAACGACTGGAGGTGGGACACCAACCTGTTCCTGGCCACGCCGGCGGCCGCCGCGCCGTCCGAGTGCAGCATCAGGGAGCTGAGCCGAGCTCAGGGGGAGATCGATTTCGGCGTCGTCGTTGACAAGAGGCGGCGGCTCTCGCCAGTGGAGGACGGCAGCGCCGGCTGCAGCAATTCTGCGGTAGCCGATGGGGACAACAATCACGTGGTGTCTGTTCAGAGAGGGCGGAGCAGTGAGGAGGAGGAGAGACCCAGGAAAGGTGCCAGTTCGAGCACCACTTGTCAGGTTGACGGCTGCCACGCCGATCTCAGCGGTGCCAGGGACTACCATAAGAGGCACAAGGTGTGTGAAGCCCATACCAGGACGACTGTGGTCTGCATCAAGAATGTAGAGCATCGGTTCTGTCAGCAGTGCAGCAG GTTTCACcttcttcaagaatttgatgaaGGGAAGAAGAGCTGCCGCTCGCGTCTAGCAAAACATAATGGAAGGAGAAGGAAAGTTCAACCACAAGCTGCTGTGAATGGGAATTCCATGAATGAAAATCAATCCCTAAGTAGCACCATATTCCTTCTGTTAAAACAACTTTCTGGGCTAGAGC CTGGTAGCTCTTCTGAGCAAATCAATCATCCTAATTCTTTGGTTAACATTTTGAAGAACCTTGCTGCTATTGCTAGCACACAGTCATATCAAGATATTCTAAAGAATGCAAATTCAAATTCAATATCGGCAAATGCTGGTAATAATGCTGCAAATGGTTCTATTGTGCATGAGCAAATTATACGATCAACTCCTATCAGGAGGGAATCATTAGCAG AAGAGCCTCCAGTGAAAAGGCGAGTACAGGATTTTGATTTGAATGATGCTTGCACTGAAGAAGCTGAG AGCCGAACAGATAAAATTGTGTTCAAGCTCTTTGGAAAAGAGCCGAAAGATTTTCCTGTAGATCTACGGGAACAG ATTAAAAACTGGTTGTCTCATTATCCAACTGATATGGAAAGCTATATTAGGCCTGGTTGTGTTATTCTAACTATTTACCTTCGCCTCCCTAATTGGATGTGGGATGAG CTTGATGATGATCCAGCTTCTTGGATAGAAAAGCTTCTTAGCTTATCCAATGATGGACTTTGGAGAAAAGGATGGTTGTATGCTAGGGTACAGGACTGCCTAACACTGAGTTGCAATG GTAGTCTTATGTTTGCATCTCCCTGGCAACCGGTAATTGGTGACAAGCTTCAGAGACTCTGTGTAACTCCTATTGCAGTTGCTTATTCTTCATCTGTAAAATTCTCTGTGCGAGGTTTCAATATAGTTCAGCCAACCACAAA ATTACTTTGTGTGTTTGGTGAAAAATATTTAATTCAAGAAGAGACACAAATGCTACTTGAAGATTCAACTATGCAGCAAGGCCCTCAATGCCTAACCTTCTCATGTTCCTTTCCTTGTACAAGTGGAAGAGGATTCATAGAG GTTGAAGATTATGATCAAAGCAGCCTTTCTGTTCCCTTTGTTGTCACCGACAATGATGTATGTTCTGAAATTCGGACGTTGGAGCATGGATTGAATTTAATTTCATTTGATGAAACCTCGGAAAGAATAGATGATCTGATGGCTTATCGCAGTCGGTCGTTACATTTTTTGCATGAAATCGGATGGCTCCTTCAAAGGAGCCACGCGCGAGCTACGTCTGAGCAGCCACAGTATTGTCCAGACCGTTTCCCTGTTGCAAGATTTAGATGGCTGCTATCCTTTGCAATTGATCATGAATGGTGTGCTGTTGTAAGGAAGCTTCTGAACACCATGTTCCAGGGTGATATTGATCTAGATGTCCTGTCACCAATTGAATTTGCCTTGGGAGAAAATCTGTTGCTTACTGCTGTCAGGAAACGCTCAAAGCCTTTAGTTGAATGTCTATTAAGATACACAGCAACAAATTATGCTCCAGTGGGCAGTGGAGACGGTGCTCCAGTTCAGTTCTTGTTCACTCCTGCGATGACAGGACTGTCAAATATTACACCTCTTCATATTGCAGCCACAATCAGTGATGCTACTGGTGTTTTAGATGCTTTAACTGATGATCCTCAGCAG TTGGGAATCAAAGCGTGGAAGAATGCTCGTGACGCCACTGGCTTCACTCCTGAGGAATATGCTCGACAGAGAGGCCACGTATCCTATATTCAAATGGTACAGGACAAAATTGACAGAAGGGTGAGCAGAGATCATGTCTCGGTTACCATCCCCACCACAATTGATACTGTCGGAAAGCATGCTAGCGGATTGAAGTCTGCCGATCAAATCACATTTGGTGTGGAGAAACAACCAAGCATCAACCAAACATCGAGCTGCAGACAATGTGTCCAGCAGGTCCAGCAGCTTGCATTTTTCCATCCCCGGACAAATAGGTTTTTGTCTAATAGGCCTGCGATGCTTTCCTTGGTCGCCATTGCTGCCGTCTGTGTCTGCGTGGGATTGCTCATGAAGAGCCCGCCACAAGTTGCTTGTATGAGGCCTTTCCTCTGGGACCATATACGTTGGGGCCCCAATTGA
- the LOC136449870 gene encoding squamosa promoter-binding-like protein 1 isoform X2 has product MEAGFLWKESGDQASAARMTGGNRNKSLDWNLNDWRWDTNLFLATPAAAAPSECSIRELSRAQGEIDFGVVVDKRRRLSPVEDGSAGCSNSAVADGDNNHVVSVQRGRSSEEEERPRKGASSSTTCQVDGCHADLSGARDYHKRHKVCEAHTRTTVVCIKNVEHRFCQQCSRFHLLQEFDEGKKSCRSRLAKHNGRRRKVQPQAAVNGNSMNENQSLSSTIFLLLKQLSGLEPGSSSEQINHPNSLVNILKNLAAIASTQSYQDILKNANSNSISANAGNNAANGSIVHEQIIRSTPIRRESLAEEPPVKRRVQDFDLNDACTEEAELDDDPASWIEKLLSLSNDGLWRKGWLYARVQDCLTLSCNGSLMFASPWQPVIGDKLQRLCVTPIAVAYSSSVKFSVRGFNIVQPTTKLLCVFGEKYLIQEETQMLLEDSTMQQGPQCLTFSCSFPCTSGRGFIEVEDYDQSSLSVPFVVTDNDVCSEIRTLEHGLNLISFDETSERIDDLMAYRSRSLHFLHEIGWLLQRSHARATSEQPQYCPDRFPVARFRWLLSFAIDHEWCAVVRKLLNTMFQGDIDLDVLSPIEFALGENLLLTAVRKRSKPLVECLLRYTATNYAPVGSGDGAPVQFLFTPAMTGLSNITPLHIAATISDATGVLDALTDDPQQLGIKAWKNARDATGFTPEEYARQRGHVSYIQMVQDKIDRRVSRDHVSVTIPTTIDTVGKHASGLKSADQITFGVEKQPSINQTSSCRQCVQQVQQLAFFHPRTNRFLSNRPAMLSLVAIAAVCVCVGLLMKSPPQVACMRPFLWDHIRWGPN; this is encoded by the exons ATGGAAGCCGGTTTCCTGTGGAAAGAGAGCGGCGACCAAGCCAGTGCGGCCAGAATGACCGGTGGGAACAGGAACAAGAGCCTCGACTGGAATTTGAACGACTGGAGGTGGGACACCAACCTGTTCCTGGCCACGCCGGCGGCCGCCGCGCCGTCCGAGTGCAGCATCAGGGAGCTGAGCCGAGCTCAGGGGGAGATCGATTTCGGCGTCGTCGTTGACAAGAGGCGGCGGCTCTCGCCAGTGGAGGACGGCAGCGCCGGCTGCAGCAATTCTGCGGTAGCCGATGGGGACAACAATCACGTGGTGTCTGTTCAGAGAGGGCGGAGCAGTGAGGAGGAGGAGAGACCCAGGAAAGGTGCCAGTTCGAGCACCACTTGTCAGGTTGACGGCTGCCACGCCGATCTCAGCGGTGCCAGGGACTACCATAAGAGGCACAAGGTGTGTGAAGCCCATACCAGGACGACTGTGGTCTGCATCAAGAATGTAGAGCATCGGTTCTGTCAGCAGTGCAGCAG GTTTCACcttcttcaagaatttgatgaaGGGAAGAAGAGCTGCCGCTCGCGTCTAGCAAAACATAATGGAAGGAGAAGGAAAGTTCAACCACAAGCTGCTGTGAATGGGAATTCCATGAATGAAAATCAATCCCTAAGTAGCACCATATTCCTTCTGTTAAAACAACTTTCTGGGCTAGAGC CTGGTAGCTCTTCTGAGCAAATCAATCATCCTAATTCTTTGGTTAACATTTTGAAGAACCTTGCTGCTATTGCTAGCACACAGTCATATCAAGATATTCTAAAGAATGCAAATTCAAATTCAATATCGGCAAATGCTGGTAATAATGCTGCAAATGGTTCTATTGTGCATGAGCAAATTATACGATCAACTCCTATCAGGAGGGAATCATTAGCAG AAGAGCCTCCAGTGAAAAGGCGAGTACAGGATTTTGATTTGAATGATGCTTGCACTGAAGAAGCTGAG CTTGATGATGATCCAGCTTCTTGGATAGAAAAGCTTCTTAGCTTATCCAATGATGGACTTTGGAGAAAAGGATGGTTGTATGCTAGGGTACAGGACTGCCTAACACTGAGTTGCAATG GTAGTCTTATGTTTGCATCTCCCTGGCAACCGGTAATTGGTGACAAGCTTCAGAGACTCTGTGTAACTCCTATTGCAGTTGCTTATTCTTCATCTGTAAAATTCTCTGTGCGAGGTTTCAATATAGTTCAGCCAACCACAAA ATTACTTTGTGTGTTTGGTGAAAAATATTTAATTCAAGAAGAGACACAAATGCTACTTGAAGATTCAACTATGCAGCAAGGCCCTCAATGCCTAACCTTCTCATGTTCCTTTCCTTGTACAAGTGGAAGAGGATTCATAGAG GTTGAAGATTATGATCAAAGCAGCCTTTCTGTTCCCTTTGTTGTCACCGACAATGATGTATGTTCTGAAATTCGGACGTTGGAGCATGGATTGAATTTAATTTCATTTGATGAAACCTCGGAAAGAATAGATGATCTGATGGCTTATCGCAGTCGGTCGTTACATTTTTTGCATGAAATCGGATGGCTCCTTCAAAGGAGCCACGCGCGAGCTACGTCTGAGCAGCCACAGTATTGTCCAGACCGTTTCCCTGTTGCAAGATTTAGATGGCTGCTATCCTTTGCAATTGATCATGAATGGTGTGCTGTTGTAAGGAAGCTTCTGAACACCATGTTCCAGGGTGATATTGATCTAGATGTCCTGTCACCAATTGAATTTGCCTTGGGAGAAAATCTGTTGCTTACTGCTGTCAGGAAACGCTCAAAGCCTTTAGTTGAATGTCTATTAAGATACACAGCAACAAATTATGCTCCAGTGGGCAGTGGAGACGGTGCTCCAGTTCAGTTCTTGTTCACTCCTGCGATGACAGGACTGTCAAATATTACACCTCTTCATATTGCAGCCACAATCAGTGATGCTACTGGTGTTTTAGATGCTTTAACTGATGATCCTCAGCAG TTGGGAATCAAAGCGTGGAAGAATGCTCGTGACGCCACTGGCTTCACTCCTGAGGAATATGCTCGACAGAGAGGCCACGTATCCTATATTCAAATGGTACAGGACAAAATTGACAGAAGGGTGAGCAGAGATCATGTCTCGGTTACCATCCCCACCACAATTGATACTGTCGGAAAGCATGCTAGCGGATTGAAGTCTGCCGATCAAATCACATTTGGTGTGGAGAAACAACCAAGCATCAACCAAACATCGAGCTGCAGACAATGTGTCCAGCAGGTCCAGCAGCTTGCATTTTTCCATCCCCGGACAAATAGGTTTTTGTCTAATAGGCCTGCGATGCTTTCCTTGGTCGCCATTGCTGCCGTCTGTGTCTGCGTGGGATTGCTCATGAAGAGCCCGCCACAAGTTGCTTGTATGAGGCCTTTCCTCTGGGACCATATACGTTGGGGCCCCAATTGA